One Pygocentrus nattereri isolate fPygNat1 chromosome 12, fPygNat1.pri, whole genome shotgun sequence DNA window includes the following coding sequences:
- the LOC108428243 gene encoding uncharacterized protein LOC108428243 has product MNVSRHKKQAMCFVLKARILAIWMLTATLSSSLIAFGLAADGDRSVEELAELNLENQAGSKGEGTVYLEIRGVADAGGSAGSSLRHRPQTDTSSPSAETTQSVWTTRAENASLEEPSLPQMVFSSEVWPQRNTSSQKNRTLGRSLKAPEKVRPQQGAVALDGSEGKKEDGKLNDPSFIAQEWLKMRPLVRCSRDAMTLTATGRGYTHFLVDRVDATPVSVLHLPPNCGFSLKTSGRHMELTALFEGCYVLQENGSYVLPLLWWGKPVKIHCPMSSSHQGTPSGFCLTFGMVIKMKHAQGAIEDHKVQVNGEWLPLLSDACACRVESPFEELVLFIPFTAPCARDGGSTLNVLLNGKEFTLSCLPPLHLPHYPSAEFFQPLHPGQTETRFTPSGPNPPFSSLLMKRETPEPHVVPHQLYPQPYIPHLSPGFFLVKYPNTHVMGPDFAFGMPIMRQPYGFTDPVLPFPQAAPPVDAPGTPIYQYSLIPLYHEPDMAGTATTSPKATIPLFPSSVGHNPMMPMMYSHHNHKLYPMHLYLNPAYHPFSQSEPVLPSPVPKFTTAAISVPKHISKHPVVPTPLEHKVPQLPSRVPELPVASSKMVPSLTCIGNRLAAALPSAKMESVKVKDAKRNMWVPVSSAPARCGYSLQRKGRGVVLSSPLPACHSRNLSSSLFSLSLKFWDIIQLKHRVLQLRCLTTEPQESPPTTAESLAPWTWDTASTVPKPKQSFSQAKPVTSPSQLQKPTLFSSPKPTALSSKPFVPRILCRSQHMSIILSSRAITGLTVQAPSGGKGENMKAVPIDEAPHHCGYLVKEDQHGFITIFLPYKSCHMIYQDGQYQIMLKYQSADGLGVEALLSCQVPTGYECSLPVQLQLACGPSSVSAVECHGLGCCYSSDTAFCYYPMDECTADRHFVFSIPASLTDPPLSPALLVAAGNSSCTPQRVVADSALFKVPLDGCGAHRYEVGKTVIYMLEILNMVQSLSLNHGTITRDSPFRLLVECRYLPGTLASVSYLVKSPSLGPSIQAQGVFGVQLRIAEDQYYSRYYPQYHRPLQKLLGKPLYLEVRLLNPPDPSVVLLVHYCVAYPRSAQSAWVLIYDGCPNPLDVTPTHEPPAPPPKAVASHVRRFTVSTFQFLESSKALLEPDEEEKEEIYFMCATEVCLPSEGPCIEGCFNYDDAPAVKS; this is encoded by the exons ATGAACGTGAGCAGACACAAAAAACAGGCAATGTGTTTCGTACTGAAAGCAAGAATCCTAGCAATTTGGATGTTAACAGCGACCCTTTCCAGCAGTTTAATAGCCTTCGGCTTGGCTGCGGATGGGGACCGGAGCGTGGAAGAACTTGCAGAGTTGAATCTGGAAAACCAAGCTGGGTCCAAAGGAGAAGGCACCGTCTACCTCGAGATACGGGGTGTGGCGGATGCCGGTGGGTCGGCAGGGTCGTCGCTCAGACACAGACCACAGACCGACACAAGCAGTCCATCTGCAGAGACAACTCAAAGCGTTTGGACCACTCGAGCTGAGAACGCCAGCCTTGAGGAGCCCTCACTCCCACAGATGGTGTTCAGCTCAGAGGTCTGGCCGCAGAGAAACACATCCTCACAGAAGAACCGCACACTAGGTCGGTCACTGAAGGCCCCTGAGAAAGTAAGACCGCAGCAAGGAGCTGTAGCTTTAGACG GATCTGAGGGTAAAAAGGAGGATGGAAAACTAAATGATCCTTCCTTCATTGCTCAAGAGTGGTTAAAAATGAGGCCTCTAGTGCGTTGTTCTAGAGATGCTATGACCCTAACAGCTACAGGAAGGGGCTACACTCACTTTCTGGTGGACAGAG TGGATGCAACCCCTGTGTCTGTGCTTCATCTGCCACCAAACTGTGGCTTCTCTTTGAAGACCTCAGGGAGACACATGGAACTTACAGCTCTATTTGAAGGGTGCTATGTCTTACAAGAG AATGGAAGTTATGTGTTGCCACTGCTGTGGTGGGGAAAGCCAGTGAAGATTCACTGTCCTATGAGCTCTTCTCATCAGGGTACTCCTTCTGGCTTCTGCTTGACTTTTGGCATGGTTATAAAGATGAAACATGCCCAGGGGGCTATAGAGGACCATAAGGTCCAAG TGAATGGCGAGTGGCTTCCTCTTTTGTCTGATGCATGTGCATGCCGTGTGGAGTCACCATTTGAAGAACTAGTCCTCTTCATTCCTTTCACAGCTCCATGCGCTAGG gATGGAGGAAGCACCCTCAATGTCCTTTTGAATGGAAAAGAGTTTACACTCTCCTGTCTACCTCCCCTCCACCTCCCCCACTATCCTTCTGCTGAGTTTTTTCAACCACTTCATCCAGGTCAGACGGAGACCCGTTTTACCCCATCTGGACCAAATCCCCCATTCAGCTCACTTCTAATGAAACGAGAGACCCCTGAACCACATGTGGTGCCTCATCAACTTTATCCACAGCCTTATATACCACATCTTTCTCCTGGGTTTTTCCTGGTCAAATACCCTAATACCCATGTGATGGGTCCAGACTTTGCTTTTGGGATGCCCATCATGCGGCAACCCTATGGCTTTACTGACCCAGTGCTGCCGTTTCCTCAAGCAGCACCACCTGTTGATGCCCCAGGAACCCCCATATATCAGTACTCTCTTATACCATTATATCATGAACCTGACATGGCTGGAACTGCAACTACATCACCAAAAGCTACTATTCCACTTTTTCCATCTTCTGTTGGGCATAACCCAATGATGCCCATGATGTACTCTCATCATAACCACAAGCTTTACCCCATGCATCTCTACCTGAACCCCGCTTACCATCCTTTCAGTCAGTCAGAACCAGTGCTGCCAAGTCCAGTCCCAAAATTTACTACTGCTGCAATTTCAgtaccaaaacacatttcaaagcaTCCTGTGGTTCCCACACCTCTAGAACACAAAGTTCCTCAACTTCCATCTAGAGTTCCAGAGCTCCCAGTGGCTTCTTCCAAGATGGTGCCATCCCTTACTTGCATTGGGAATCGTTTGGCAGCAGCCTTGCCATCTGCAAAAATGGAGTCTGTTAAAGTCAAAG ATGCGAAGAGGAATATGTGGGTACCGGTGTCCTCTGCTCCAGCACGCTGTGGGTATTCACTGCAACGTAAAGGCAGGGGGGTGGTATTATCCTCCCCTCTACCTGCCTGCCACTCGCGTAATCTG TCCTCTTCactgttctctctttcactgaAATTCTGGGATATTATCCAGTTGAAACACCGTGTTTTGCAACTCCGCTGTCTCACCACTGAACCTCAGGAATCACCTCCCACAACAGCAGAGTCACTTGCTCCCTGGACGTGGGACACAGCCAGTACCGTGCCTAAACCTAAGCAGTCATTTTCACAAGCTAAGCCTGTGACTTCACCTTCCCAGCTTCAGAAACCTACACTGTTCTCGTCGCCCAAACCTACAGCACTATCTTCGAAACCCTTCGTCCCCCGAATCCTGTGTCGCTCTCAACATATGAGCATAATACTGTCTTCTCGAGCCATTACAGGCCTGACTGTTCAAG CTCCCTCTGGTGGCAAAGGAGAGAATATGAAAGCAGTGCCAATAGACGAAGCTCCGCATCATTGTGGATATTTGGTGAAGGAGGACCAACATGGATTTATTACGATCTTCCTGCCCTACAAATCCTGTCACATGATTTATCAG GATGGACAGTACCAGATTATGCTTAAATATCAGTCTGCGGACGGTCTTGGAGTTGAGGCCTTGCTGTCGTGCCAAGTTCCAACAGGTTATG AATGCAGTCTGCCTGTTCAACTCCAGTTAGCCTGTGGGCCCAGCTCAGTTTCAGCAGTAGAATGCCATGGCCTGGGCTGCTGTTACTCCTCTGATACTGCTTTCTGCTACTACCCCATGGACG AGTGCACAGCCGACCGTCATTTTGTCTTCTCCATCCCTGCGTCCCTCACGGACCCTCCCCTCTCACCTGCCCTCCTGGTTGCTGCTGGCAACAGCTCCTGCACACCGCAAAGGGTGGTGGCAGACTCTGCCCTGTTTAAGGTCCCATTGGATGGATGTGGTGCTCATAGATAT GAAGTGGGTAAGACTGTGATCTACATGCTGGAGATTCTGAACATGGTGCAGTCCCTCAGCCTCAACCATGGAACCATCACCAGAGATTCACCGTTCAG GTTGCTGGTTGAATGTCGGTATCTGCCTGGCACCCTGGCAAGTGTGAGTTATCTGGTAAAGAGTCCATCTCTTGGACCATCCATTCAGGCTCAAGGGGTTTTTGGAGTCCAGCTCAGGATTGCTGAAG ATCAGTATTACAGTCGCTACTACCCACAATACCACCGGCCCCTGCAGAAGCTTCTAGGAAAACCCCTTTATCTAGAAGTGCGTCTGCTGAACCCTCCAGATCCCAGTGTGGTACTTTTGGTGCATTACTGTGTGGCTTACCCACGCTCAGCACAGTCTGCATGGGTCCTCATCTATGACGG GTGTCCAAACCCCCTTGATGTGACTCCAACCCATGAGCCCCCTGCCCCTCCTCCAAAGGCAGTGGCCAGCCATGTTAGACGATTCACTGTCAGCACTTTCCAGTTCCTGGAAAGCAGTAAGGCACTTTTGGAGCCTgatgaggaggagaaagaagag ATTTATTTCATGTGTGCCACTGAGGTGTGTTTGCCCTCTGAAGGACCATGCATAGAAGGTTGCTTTAACT ATGACGATGCTCCTGCAGTGAAGTCCTGA
- the LOC108428245 gene encoding zinc finger protein Gfi-1b-like, with amino-acid sequence MPRSFLVKKRRRGGSRSPLPTDCTPYLGIPSTAPIVSPITREEPEQSVESSSTQEANIHQDFCNSWTTDTKSFSEGSSLVPWHHLQATSTEDKQELGLLQPSNKDRDCSQISALNSSSTTHCPNCSKFFSSLSSLEAHVYKYHQGYSLPVVYCNSNKPVTPYRTKERTFDCQVCGKVFKRSSTLTTHLLIHSDTRPFPCQYCGKRFHQKSDMKKHTFIHTGEKPHVCRVCGKAFSQSSNLITHSRKHYRPFS; translated from the exons ATGCCTCGCTCCTTCCTAGTGAAAAAGAGGAGAAGGGGAggctctcgctctcctctcccCACTGACTGCACACCATACCTTGGCATTCCCTCGACTGCCCCCATAGTGTCGCCCATAACTCGAGAAGAACCAGAACAGAGTGTGGAGTCTTCATCTACACAAGAAGCCAATATACACCAGGATTTCTGCAACAGCTGGACCACAG ACACTAAGAGTTTTAGTGAAGGCTCTTCTCTGGTTCCTTGGCACCATCTTCAGGCCACCAGCACAGAGGACAAGCAGGAGCTAGGATTGTTACAGCCCAGCAATAAAGACAGAGACTGTTCCCAGATCAGCGCTCTGAACAGCTCCTCCACCACTCACTGTCCCAATTGCAGCAAG TTCTTCTCTTCCCTTTCCAGCCTGGAGGCCCATGTGTACAAGTATCATCAAGGTTACAGCTTGCCTGTGGTCTACTGCAACAGCAACAAACCTGTGACACCATATAGAACAAAG GAACGGACGTTTGATTGTCAAGTGTGTGGGAAAGTCTTCAAGCGTTCCTCGACTCTCACCACACACctgctgatccactcagacacaCGGCCTTTCCCCTGCCAGTACTGTGGCAAGAGATTCCACCAGAAATCAGACATGAAGAAACACACCTTTATTCACACAG GAGAGAAGCCACATGTGTGCAGAGTGTGTGGAAAAGCCTTCAGCCAAAGTTCTAAtctcatcacacacagcagaaaGCACTACAGACCTTTCAGTTGA